A portion of the Cryptomeria japonica chromosome 5, Sugi_1.0, whole genome shotgun sequence genome contains these proteins:
- the LOC131078561 gene encoding EG45-like domain containing protein codes for MAGGSMSSLLRAVFVMTFMWGWYCCVAKQGTATFYTAPYVPSACYGNDPNQFPKGGLFAAASDTIWGNGAACGRHYRITCTGATNQGVPKPCKSGSIVVKIVDHCPAGCAGTIDLSKQAFTDIANPDAGKVYINYEQA; via the exons ATGGCAGGTGGAAGTATGTCTAGCTTGTTGCGGGCTGTATTTGTGATGACTTTTATGTGGGGCTGGTATTGCTGTGTGGCTAAGCAAGGAACAGCCACATTTTACACTGCTCCATATGTCC CATCGGCATGCTATGGAAACGACCCGAATCAATTTCCAAAAGGAGGTTTGTTTGCGGCGGCAAGCGACACAATTTGGGGCAATGGAGCGGCTTGCGGAAGACATTACCGAATCACGTGTACGGGCGCAACAAATCAGGGAGTTCCGAAGCCATGCAAGAGTGGATCAATCGTCGTGAAGATTGTTGATCATTGCCCCGCGGGATGCGCTGGCACCATCGATTTATCTAAGCAGGCCTTCACCGATATTGCCAATCCTGACGCTGGCAAAGTTTACATCAACTATGAACA GGCTTGA
- the LOC131078551 gene encoding EG45-like domain containing protein: MAGAGISTLWRAVFVMSFIWGWYCSMAEQGTATYYTAPYVPSACYGNDPNQFPAGDLFAAASDTIWGNGAACGKQYRITCTGATNQGVLMPCKSGSIVVKIVDYCPAGCAGTFDLSQAAFADIADPDAGKVYIDYEQA; encoded by the exons ATGGCCGGTGCAGGAATTTCTACCTTGTGGCGGGCTGTCTTCGTGATGAGTTTTATATGGGGCTGGTATTGCTCTATGGCTGAGCAAGGAACAGCCACATATTACACTGCTCCATATGTCC CATCGGCGTGCTACGGAAACGACCCCAATCAATTTCCAGCAGGAGATTTGTTTGCGGCGGCAAGCGACACAATCTGGGGTAACGGAGCGGCTTGCGGAAAACAGTACCGAATCACATGCACTGGCGCAACAAATCAGGGCGTTCTGATGCCATGCAAGAGTGGATCCATCGTCGTGAAGATTGTTGATTATTGCCCAGCGGGATGCGCTGGCACCTTCGATTTATCTCAAGCTGCCTTCGCCGATATTGCTGATCCAGATGCTGGCAAAGTTTACATCGACTATGAACA GGCCTGA